A window of Xenopus laevis strain J_2021 chromosome 1L, Xenopus_laevis_v10.1, whole genome shotgun sequence genomic DNA:
ATCTTCACGCAATGCAAGTAAAAGCAACCTATGAGTTTCTGCTATAGAAACAAGTAAACACAACATTCAActccatttattttgtataaaagtaAGTAAAGTTTTACACCAAATTGGCGTAATGGAGTAAATTAAAATGGTATTTCTAAAGCTGTGAGAGTctccttaaactggccatagaggTGCATATTACAGCCTATGTCGGATGACCAACCATCTATGTCAATCTTCCGACAACAATGCTTGGTccattaattgacaggcagcaatcgtacaaaagttatcgTGGTGGTATCCCATTGATATCTTCAGATAGGCAATACGTTCATAGCTCTTGGGTAGACAATAAAACCTTTATTGAGCCAAGTTTACCACAAAGATGCAGAACAATTTTTCAGGGGGGTCTacacctcccttcgtcaggtcacctgatgaagggaggtgtaGACCCCCTCTAAATATTCTTCTACATCTTTGTGTTAAACCTGACTCAATAAAGGATTCATTGCACAGCAAAAAAATGGTAGCGTGCTTTATCCATTTGTAAATTCTGCTATGTGATGTTGTGGCCGTGCGTCTAGGAATAGCACCACCGTGAAAACCAGCACCAGAGAAGTGTGAGTAGTGCTCCCTTTCCAAatatatctttgcatctatagccagctttactcTGATTTTACACCATCTACCACctgtgctggaattggggagggatgccaTCCCTCCGCTTCTTTATTTCTGTTAAACAGCATCCCCTCTGggggatgcaagagttttgaatTACGGAACTTTTTAATAATACTGAAGCTTTCTTTTGCTCCTccccacttctgcatgcaaataaaatagagaggtaaaatatattatagtcAAATATATAGGGGATAAAAGGAGAGAAACAATTGCTAAAGATGTAGAAGTGTCATATACATGAAGACGGCAGAGGCACATGTATTTCTTAACCGTGTAATAAATGTACAGTTGACTGTAAAAGTCTGGTTTAAAATGAGGTCTGGGCATATACAGCAGTCAAAGCCAGAGTCATGTACATGCCCCCTTCTTGTGTATAGCAGATTAACCAAAacacctttacaaaaaaaaaaacttactaaaAAAACTACAATAGAGAttgttttgaattttgaattttttttattttaaaatacaatcaATATTTTCCTAGTTTCTTTGCCATTATAATGCACCAATTAGACGATGAGCTATGACACACAGCGTTCCTTGTAGCCAGCAACTTGTGgctacaaaaaggaaaaaaatacactgCGATAgaaaatactgagaattgtcATTGCTAAAACACACGTTATcagtattgtctattttgtagctgcgACAAGTAACTGGCTACAAGTAGCTCCATGTGTCATGTCATTGCCCTAAACACCCTTCTTTCTTTCCCATAATAAGCAAGTAAATTTATTCAGGGTTCCTTATCTCCCTTTGAATAAACAAACTGCTCAGTCCCTAAGCCTAGGCTAGTGCCCAATGTTGTGGGTCATGGCCTTCAGGGAAATGCAGACTGAGAATCAATTCCTCTGCTGTTGCTCAATGTGCCTGCTCCATAAGTAAACCGTCTggttagcacaagccctattcatcaAGCTCATGCTGAAAAGAGTTGTATACTGTCTTTTGAATAATACCAGAGCTGAGATTTTGTGCAATTGTGTAATTTTCTAAAGTggatatataagtatataaatacagaaacCGTAGACTGCGTGTCAGTGTAAAGATATGGCTCATCAAGTAGCTGAAAATAAGGGTGCCCACAACCTGAACTAGTATGGGAAACCACAGGCCTAAACCATTGTTGACACTATCCTGTGTATCTATGTGTGTTTGCAAGAGCCTTTTGTGCAATAACATAGAGCAACATGCTTACAATGAATAGCACAAAAACAAACTGCTGTCAACACATATTTATGCTTAATAAGTTAACCCATTAAAAAGCATTATCTTATAAGAAGGACAGCAAATCGGGCAAGAATGATTGACTACCAGGTTTCTGTATACTACATCCTAGAATATAATTTTATGCAAAAGGCAATGACTGTTTCATACACTAGAAggatgtaaaatttaaaaagataGCAGAACAAAGCAGTACATAAAGAATAAAAGCTATAGTATTATTTACTAGAAGAGCGAAAGCAAAGATCCCaaaaagatattaaaggggaactgtcgaaGCTGTGGAGCTAAAAATGAAGATGCAAACTAACAGTACAACATAAACGGAGCTTTATATGCAGATGAAATGGCATACTAAAATGAAACTGCATACGTTATTAAAAATATGGCTcaacatctttaaaggagaagaaaaggcatgTTTAATTTGACGGTGCCAAAAAttaagcacccccaagtaattgtatctacttacctgaaaccctgggccggtgttcctatcagcagaaaactactccagcccggggttattccagcgagcactacAGAGTGATCGTGTCTTCCTGCTTCTCGTGGCTGCACATGCCCAGTACAGCAAAAGCCATACTGCTGTCTATTTCGTTGCCACTGAgagatttaaagaaagaagaagcaggaagactcTCAGTGATGCTCGCTACAGTAACCctcggggtgtcaggtaagtagatacaatcactttgCGGTACCAAACTTTTGTTACCCCCAGTATAACATGCCTTTTCTTCTCCATTAATAAACTAATATTAGTAGTATTAAACTAGATCACATGCTTACCTATTTATTATATCAGCATAGACTGAAGACTGTATTTCCTCTTCTGATTTGGTTCCATCCAAATATACTAACAAGCAAAGAGAAAATTATGTTACTAAATGCTAGGTGGCAAAAAAGCAATTCAGTAGGTACTACATTTTCTGATTTCTTAATACAAACAATATGAGTATGGCCCAGAAGATTACAATATTAACATTTAGCAACTAATGTTGATGCCAAAAGAAATGCTTGTTATTATGTTTTTTCCAGCTTTATAGTTATTCCTTAATAGAcaactctgcaaaaaaaaaaaaaagtaataatgcaAGCATTGTCTAGACATTAAACACAGGTTCAAAAGTACAGTATCAGTCATGAACTTGAAGATTAATCAGTAAGGTTCAGAGCTACTTCCTTCCGTCGTGCTGGGCTTTACTATAAAAAACCCccataaaaagcatttattttggcATCAACATTAGTTACTAAAAAGTTGAGTGTGCCCCAAAAGATCAGAAAATATAGTACCCACTGATCTGCTTGTTTCTAGCACCTTGTATTTAGTACTTTTAGTAAACACCAGCCCAGTATAATACTATGggtcctgtgctcccctgcaaaCCATGTCACTGCAAGCAATATTCATCAAACTATCCATCAATTTTACAGTTCTAATCACACCTAGGCACACCTTCTACTAAAAGCAAGACCCTGGCATTCATCCTCCTCATAATGCACATGTTCTTGAAAATCATGCACATTCTCCGATCTCATACAAGATGGTACGGTAATAGTTATGATGAACAGTTTGATCAGAAACTTGGAGTTTTAAGAATTATCAAAAGATTCCTTCCTCCAAGGAGTTTGTATATTTCCCTGGCATCTGCATGGAAGACACTCCAAAAACAGACAGGTTATTTGGCTCCTGATAAATGATGGCCCTActgagtgtgaatgtgataggaacattagattgtaagctctgctgaagCAGGGACTGATCGAGTGAATGATGCATTGTTCTTGTAAAGAGCTCCGTAAatgtgttggcgctatataaataccagataatcaaaataataaaacattggttgctgaaaacattttccaaaaaattctggACTTCTTAATGCTTATAAATTTCATGTCCATGCTCTTTTTCTGCTCTGGTGCTTTATATGTTTAGTaattacttatttataaaaattaacaGAATTATATTCTTATTTACCAATTTCATTATTAGCTTCTTCCATTTCCTTCTTGTGCTTCAGATACATAGGCCACACATGTCCATCAAAATAACCTGGTGGGTCTGGTGGATTATAAATTCTCTGACtattgttaaaagaaaaatgtatttttaagtagAATAAAAACAGAACCTTTACAAGCCTCCTTAGAGTTTACACATACCTTCTTCTCTTTTTGCTTTCCTCATATGGAATGATTAGGAAGTATTTTCTATTCAACACATTTTCCAGAGGCCTACAACAGTAACTTCTATaagtaacaaatatatatttaccaataCATCTGTGGCACACAGaactttgtagaaaaaaatatgtataagcTATACTCATATCTTACTGATCTTGTTGTCTCTTAAGTTAAAAGGACAAAGAGGGAAAATTAAGctacatgtttggtccttgtgaggtaaatAATCAGGTTATCAGTATAACCCCGTCACCTCTTTGTTGTGGGATATTATTTGTGAACTGGTaagcttaacaaaaaaaaaactaaaaacaaaatatgttaaCTTCTTTTTGGGTCTTGTATTATATTTTTGATATtgagacttttttatttatacttaatCCTAGTGGATATATCCATCggttgaaatgtttttattaaattaagaTAAAAAACAGTGGCTatcgtttttttttctgctttttcatacTTACTTGTAGTGGTATAAAAGAAACCCTTCAACTATTAAAAAGTATGCTTTTTTCTCACAAGCATGGTGCATTTCTTTATTTTCGTCCACAGTCAGGGTATCTTGAGATTGCTTTATCCAGGAATGTACAGCTGCCATCATTGTTTCCATGTCTAAAGCCTCAATCactaaaaaattataaagaatgTTTGATAATTACACACAATAAAAGCTGTTTAACAGAATGTATGGTTAGTTATTCTATTTAAAGGTATACAGGAAATGCTGAAAACAATTGATAATAattgcaaatataatttttaacatCTTATATATACAGTGAAAAAGAGCTAATGGTAATTCTGCATTATATAGTGACACCCTGAATGGTATTTCATTATGATTTCAAAGTGGCACACATTCCTTTTTAAAATGCTCTCATTTACGGTTTTATTCTCTTcctatttttttcccccccaattcCCTCTCAAGAGAAACCCTTACCTTTCCAAGCCTCAGAAGGCTCAGTTACTGACCACTGCTTTTCACTGCTCTAAACACCACTTCTCTTGGAAAGCCTCTAAACTTTCTAGGTTTCCCCTTTATCCACATGCAAATTACGCCCTGaattcttgccatcattctgttTACAATCTACAAACCTCACTTTACAATTCCCCTTTCAATGTTTCTCCACAAAATATCAGGGCCAATGTACCAAATAAATGACTTGTGGCATCTTAGGCACACTGTGGTATCTTATGTTCTGCTTTTGCATAATAAACAAGCACCAAAACAGATGTATGGATAGAACCACTAGTGGAGAGTTCCCCAATTTACACTATCCAGTTTTAGGCCAAATCTGCTCTGCTTATGGCATACAGGGCTTTAAGGAaatatcaacccaaaaaatatatttttgcctaataaaataaaaaaatattctaggaaacttttcattatacatttctatggtgtttaagttatttgtatatgtattgctattaaaagcagtgtgtCTGTCCATTCTTttctctgccttggtggctcagactgttgatacaatgtaagaaaaggcagctgattaacagacctatttttgctggggaactaagacttttgcaacactgtttaaaacacaaaaccaggagttaagcaaatgctgctttcaatagcaattgtttttacaaataactttaaatgcactgaaatttttgaaaaaattatattggtatattggatagttttttagaagtatattttcttttattctgcaaatttttattttggggttgacttgccctttaaaggatattTCATTCCCCTACCcttcatagtcccccctccctgctccccccccccacacacagaatcatcgcagcagagctcacgggcacaatcttcttctcttcggtcttctttGAAAAGTAAGCGCCGTATTGGcacatgcgtagttggagcagtcttctgctTCTTGATAACTGTGCACGTGccgaaaattgccaaagggaaggaagaagatccgaagattaccaaatcaCTGGAAAATGGCAAccttgagctccgctgcgctgactctgcaacgcggggtaattacaggatatggggcatttacagatgttaacacctgtgcagggggggggcagggaggggggactatgtaaggtagggggtaggggcttttattagttgggggggttgaattctcctttaagtatcagGGAGTGCTGAGCCAAAAAAGTGGTATCCtgttaaaaaaatcagataatgAAAATGTCACTGGTCTTTCTTGCTTTACTAtatgtattttcctttatatCCTAAATGTTATTAATACAACTTTCATGGTTAACACTTTGCCTGCTAAAAAATAAGCCACCTGAATGCATCTTATGTTCACTGTTGGCTGTTCTTGACAGTTAAGAGCCCAAGTCTGCCAGCTTGTAGGAGCTACGTGTTTGGCATGCAAAGCGTTAAACCTATTTGTAACTAGAACCATTGCTTTCTCACATGTTTTGTCTTTTCTTTAaaccaggggttcccaaccttttctacccatgggccacattcaaatgtataaaattggagagcaacaaaagcatgccaaaagttcctggggtgccaaacatGGGCTGTGAGTGGCCTCTATGATAGTAGCCTCTGTTTGCAGTACACATGGttcttatgcaattaaaacttgccgtcaagccaggaattaaaaaattagcacctgctttgaggccattgggagcaacaacTAATGGATTGGcagacaacatgttgctcacgagccactggttggggatcacggtcACTAGTGAAATGCCAAAATTGGAACTGCCTTGAAATTTAtaggaataaaaataattgaatttgtcTGCATAATAAATAAGTACATATATTATAATGGAAATAACCaccaaaatataacattttaaattatgcaATTTCAGAGACAAACATATTGCACAATTCTCAAGGGGGATAAGGAAAATGATCCTCCCTTTTACATGTATCAATATATGTGGAGTCTCAGATATTCACTTACCATCAAACTGTTTAAATCCATTTTCATCTGTTTCGATGTATGAATCAGGCTgttaaaatgtcaaaaaataaacaagataaaCCAAATACAAATAACAAATGGTTCACGTGCATACCAAGATATCTTCAATAAGGATATCTAAAAAGATCACAACACATCAAGCATAGGTCTCAGTTTgccaaacattaaaggggacctgtcacccagacacacaaatctgtataataaaaagtccttttcaaattaaacatgaactccaatttatatttattattaaagcatacatagctgttgtaagctcatttaaaaatctcagctgtcaatcaaatattgtctgccactcctctatgccccgggcatagaggcggggcagaccattactttcactttccattcagcacttcctagatgtcactgctctctacatattcccccattctctttacaatttaattgtgtaaccagggcatggggatggacatcaggtccccattctggtgcacaaacaaaattctgagatgatgcaaggcttttcttaataacagtgtccacaaaatggctgctgcctgcttgctataattttgaaaaaccagactgaaggaagcaagattcaaataatttatacagtgtaattaaagttcattttacttgactaatgtgataaaataggattttgaataatttatttgggtgacgggtcccctttaaggttataGCAAAATATCAGGTCTatcaaaatatacagtttatttaaccctttaagtgccagcagaatttcacattttggttacgcgaaatgccagccgtttttgaaacattttgtgc
This region includes:
- the nmrk1.L gene encoding nicotinamide riboside kinase 1 L homeolog, which encodes MKQFIIGISGITNGGKTTLANRLLKVLPNCTLICQDDYFKPDSYIETDENGFKQFDVIEALDMETMMAAVHSWIKQSQDTLTVDENKEMHHACEKKAYFLIVEGFLLYHYKPLENVLNRKYFLIIPYEESKKRRSQRIYNPPDPPGYFDGHVWPMYLKHKKEMEEANNEIVYLDGTKSEEEIQSSVYADIINSFSVHKESY
- the nmrk1.L gene encoding nicotinamide riboside kinase 1 L homeolog isoform X1; protein product: MKQFIIGISGITNGGKTTLANRLLKVLPNCTLICQDDYFKPDSYIETDENGFKQFDVIEALDMETMMAAVHSWIKQSQDTLTVDENKEMHHACEKKAYFLIVEGFLLYHYKSYCCRPLENVLNRKYFLIIPYEESKKRRSQRIYNPPDPPGYFDGHVWPMYLKHKKEMEEANNEIVYLDGTKSEEEIQSSVYADIINSFSVHKESY
- the nmrk1.L gene encoding nicotinamide riboside kinase 1 L homeolog isoform X2 — its product is MKQFIIGISGITNGGKTTLANRLLKVLPNCTLICQDDYFKPDSYIETDENGFKQFDVIEALDMETMMAAVHSWIKQSQDTLTVDENKEMHHACEKKAYFLIVEGFLLYHYNQRIYNPPDPPGYFDGHVWPMYLKHKKEMEEANNEIVYLDGTKSEEEIQSSVYADIINSFSVHKESY